ctatttcagATAATGGAATTGGTTAACATAGTCCCGAAGAGTGGAGCAGCATGGATGCACTTGACCTTCCCAAACTAGTTATCAGCTTTCTTATTTGTCATCACAATATCAAGTTCTACTGTCACATGGCAACTTTGGATAGCTCATGGGTGAGTCCAATATGCCAAAATGTTAACCTCATACATTCTGTGACCTACTCACAAGAGGGTTCCCTACATTGCCCGAGTGCAGTTTCAGACTAATGAGAAAACCTTTTTTAAAAACTGACAATTCGGGGAAAAGCATTTGACATATCACCCCCTCACATGAACTTTCTTTGTTCTGAAATGAAACTAACCATACAGCAGCCTAAGGGGGTCTTTAGGAAATGCTAAATGGCACATCATGAAAGTGGTCATCAAAGGACTAATGTCACCCTATGATATAAATGATCCCACACCATCTCAATGATCAAATTTCAACCTAACAAGCATTTGAAGTGGTTAAAAGGTATTTCACCTACCTATAGATCAAGTGGAggccaaagaaaaagaaaatttattattttccttttttattctgCACTCATTAAGGGTCAATAGATTTTTGAAAAACATTATTATTTCCCATGAGATTTTTCATTATATGACGTAGTGTAAGGGCAAACAAGGGTGGTTAGCcttaaaacttgacatgttaAAAGCCTATGACTGGTTTGAATGGAATTTCATTCGTGGTATATTTGAACTTCTTAGTTTTCTGAATCATTGGTATGAAATGCTAAGTTATCTTATCTCCTTGGTTTATTGTTGGGTAAATATCATCCCACTCTcttctaagtatccataatatcaaatctTTCCCTGGCCcgggttttgaataatgataatgtccTCCTATACTTTTGAAAGATTGTTCGATCCGTACCTAAGGCTAAGGGGATCACCACGCTGGTGGTGTGGGATGCAGTCAATGGGGGCACAGAAAATGTAGAATAGATTACCATTTCCCACACCGCTAGTGTGGAGATTATTTTTCGGTACATATCTTCGTGAATTTGAATTCGCCCCACTTCCTTTCCCTCCTGGGTCTCCTTAGGATTGTAAAATTGAAGCGTAGTCGGAGAATCGGACCTGAAGCAGCCATGGCGATGGCAGCTCGAACTCTCAGCGGCAGCTCTACCGTTATCTCACTGGTGAGCTCCATAACCTCTGTTCTTCAATCACTGAAGCATCAGAATCCAGGCTACTCCAACCTCAATCATTCTCCTCTTTTACAATTTTCACAACACCTAAACGCTGGTTTAGTAATCGAAGTAATCAAAGCCCAAAACGAACCCCATACTGCTCTGCTATTCTTTCATTGGACCTCCGACcccaaacctaaccctaacaacTACTTCCACACTCAACGTTGTTACTCCATCATAGTCGATCTTCTACTCTCCCATAGCATGTTCTCTACGGCATTTTCGCTTCTTCAGTCGTCCAACAATCTCTGCGATTTCATGGTCGGGAAATTcatcaaagcttatggagatcgCGGTGACATCAGAGGTGCAATCCACTGGTTTGACCGCGCTAAGACCATCGAATCGGGACGCTGTTTGTTTTCGTACAATGCAATTTTGGGAGTCTTGGTGAGAGCGAATCGCATCAATCTCGCCCAAGCTATCTTCGATCAGATTCTGAAAGAGCGCTTGGTGAGACCCGATGTCTCTACTTATACGACTATGATTAGGGGTTATTGCAAACTGGGTATGATCGAGGATGCAAAGAAAGTGTTTGATGGAATGCTCTGCAAACCAAATTTGATTACGTATAATACGATTATTGCGGGACTCTGTAGGAAAGGGCTTGTGGAGAATGCACGAGAGATTGTTGATCGTATGATTGCTACAAAAGATAGTTATTGTTTGCCCGACACCGTGACTTTCACGACTTTGATTGATGGCTACTGCAAAAAAGGTGAGATGGAGTTGGCAGAAAAATGTATGGATGAGATGGAAATTTGGAAATGCGAGCCGAATACCTTGACCTACAATTCATTGATCTATGGTTTATGTTTAATGGGAAAGGTTGATGAGGCGAAGAGGCAGATGACTAAGATGAGATTAAATGGGTTGAAGAGTGATGTTGTTACCCACACAAGTCTATTGAAGGGACTGTGCATAGTGGGGAGATCAGATGATGCTGCAGAACATCTCAAGGAGATGGTCAGCCTTGGGCTGAAACCTGATGTGAAGTCATATGCAGTGGTTGTCAATGAGTACTGCAAAAACGGGCGAACAACTGAAGCAATGGCCCTACTGGATGAAATGAAATTGAGGGGGATCAATCCGAGTGTTTCCAGCTTCAATGAACTTTTCAGGGCCCTCACCAATGCCGGGGAGCACGATAGAGCAATTCTGGTTTTGAAGCGAATGCCTCAAAAGGGTTGCTCCCCAAACTTCTTATCTTATAGCAACGTGATCTGTAGCCTTTGTGGAATCAAAGGTAGGATGCGAGATGTTGAAGACCTTGTCGTCAACATGCTTCATAGAGGCCATGGCCTTGACGCCTCTATGTACAGTGAAATGGTTAAGGGGTACTGTAAGGATGGTGATCTGGATATGGCTATGGGTATTTTCTCTGAGATGATGGAGAAGGGATTCATGATCAATCTTCAGAATTTTTCATTGTTTGTGAAAGAGTTGTGTGGGAAAGGCAGGATGTCTGATGCTGAGAATGTCTTTAAAGAAATGGTTAGGAGATGCACAATACTTGACTTAGCTAGTTACAGAAGGATACTAAATGAGTATGGTTGTAGGCTACAGGCACCAATTAATGGAGGCGGAGGCTAGCTCACTGGTGGTTGCCTTTGGTATAGCCTCtttggagtgattttgaggagTTCTCCATCCTCCAGAGGGTAATCATGTTTGGAAGTGCTGCCCAAAGTAATCAGGAGAAACTTTTTCTTTCACCCACATTTCAAAGGTCATATAATACAGAACAGCAAAGAAGGCCATACTCCATGAGTCCAAGTTGCTGTAAGTTGATATTTGGAGGGACAACTTGATGGACAAAACTGAAGTGCTGGAGCCATAGCAAAATTCGTATCAAGATGGTAAAGCTTGGTCAATTACTAGTCTGATTAGTTTCTGTTTCACATCTAAGAGGATAGCATCTCGGGTGACTCCAGTGCTCTGATCGCCCTACTTCGTGTCAATGTTGTAAAGGTTCAGACATGTTTGGGATGCAGACCAGTCAATTTCTACTTTGCATAGATGTGGTAGCAGCTCATCCAAGATGGGGTGTGATACTGAAATACTCTTGGAGATGATAATTTAGAGTTCTGAGAGGATATCAAAGGGCATATCAACTGAATTCCCCATGGTCAATGCGGATGAATCAGTCAAATTGGTTAATGTAGGTTATCAGAATTCACATGAGATCTAAGAGTTCATTCAAATTGTTTAATTTTGGTTGACAGAATTCACAGGAGATCAAAGTTACTCAAAAACCATATTTTGTGAAGTTAAATCTCAAAATGAATTATGGAACCTAGGGTCCCTGGCATCCCATCTTATTTGCCCTTTACTCCTTTCTAATGCTCTTATTGGATGAAGAATCAACTTACACCAAAGATATTGAGGATGTCTGCTCCGGTTGCCAGGCAGTGCAGTCCGGTTGTTCCATGTAACAGTTCTTTTGCGCAGCCTCGTCAAGAGTCCGGATCAGCTATCAacagttgggttttttttcctcttttttcaaacctaagggcaatttggtcaattTATCCTTTAATTCTAACTTTTGTTAATCCCGATTTAACAGAATGGGtgcatttgttaattttttacAAAAGTAAGGGGCACacataattttccaaaactgatgggtgtttttataattacatgatacctcaggggagatacatgaaaatttttcatttcttttacaTATTGTTAGCTTATATTGGCATCTTATACGCCAAATCAATAGAAAACAATGAAAGaatgaatcgttatcctctcctgtccgCTGCTCGGATAAGACCGTGTTGTCCTCTCACATGGGGGTGCAAAATGACGACCTAgccccctgcctgaacacactggcCGAGTGaggttaagttgtcatttcacatccccatgtgaggggacagcacggTCCTATCCAAGCAACGGACAGGAGAGGAAGAAAATTTGCAAAGGAATGCATTTGGTGAGTCAGGTTGTGTCGTACAAGGGGATTCACATTTTTAATGAAGAGAGACTGGTAcgtgttctttttcctttttattaaattataattcataataGCATCAAACTGGAAAACTAATAGAAAAGATTagatttttttagggtttaggtggtGGGTGGCATGGTTTTAGGGATCAGCAGTGGATCGGCAAAAACACCCAGATTGAATGGGTATCAGTCATTGGCGATCCTGATTTTGAGGCGATCCCATATCGGTGGGTCGTTATGGATCAAGGGCAAAAAGATAAAAACGCATTTATAAATGAAAACAAAGGGTAAATTCATCCGATCAAAATTGCTATAGGGTGATTTGTATCGGTATCGATCAAGACTGAAGGCGGGGTGAGAGAAGTTGAAAATATATTGACAAGAGccaatatgattttttttaattattatttttctttttagaaaaacaatataatatttCATTGTGAGGAGGCACGGTACTGTATACCTTCTCACATGAAATTTttaagttattatttttttttataaaaacatTACAATATTTCATTGTGAGGGGGCATCGTGTACGCCTTAGTATTGTATTAAATATAAATGAATTTTAAATGTTTTCAgcttgtttttaaaattttggttttcctCCCACAAGCTTGCATTATTGTCTTcatgtgttttgtttttgggcAATACATTTTTGTGTGGAATGCTTACTCCCACATTAAGAGTGGAAGAGAAAGGATAGTGGCATATACATAAGATATGGTTCTATGGGGGTGTAAGCCCTTTGGAGGAGAGACTGTTTTAGGGGATCTGGGTAGTGACAAGCCTTTGTGTGGTGTATTTAATATGTCATTTACGGATTTAAAGTtggtctggttttttttttttttttttttgcgggggggggggggagaggttaGGCTGGTTTTAGGTTTGGTCACGTCTTAATCTTTTAGATTGAATTAACCAAGTTTTTAAGTAATGACTAGTCTCTTAGTCTTTATAGAGACATATCCATTTGCACAAGTGCATTCATAGCACGCATATTGAAATCTTTTCATCCAATTCGTTAGAACCAAAAGTTACAACTATACCATGGTGTACCTTCAAGGGATACTTACATCTTAGCCCTTGGGTTGGAATCTTGTAATCCAATTGTAGGAACAAGTGGACACACTCATTCCATGGGGGCGCCTTGAAGGTCAggttgcaatagggtcgggttaggctggactttttaaaaccctagctcaaccctgagtcccattagttgggcccaggcccagtttgaccctgacttagggcctggaaaatccaaccttgaccccccttagggtcgggtcgggctgaccctaattggccaTTATCATGgaatgggggaagggagagatgcatggaccaGACTGAGTTGGGCTAGGTcgaggagaaaattatcaatatattttacataaaataacactataataaaatatagggagaatgttttctatgctgggggcacaggctgcacccaaacacatggggtgggcgaaATAACTACCCtacccccctgaatggcaggcccatgtgtttgggcgtaggctgcgctacggcacagagaacatcaaccctaaAATGTACTattacttattatcttcatgtataatatattaataacaaaatatgtgtgacatttaaagcTTATAGTATATAtggtatatcaatatatattttatagtataacttaaaataggatTGGGatgggtcgggtcgggctcagtccgaggcctcaaccttggcctgacccgaccctgactcaatgTCAAAAATTTCCAGTCCTGACCCGCCTTCAGGGCCaagtatctcagcccaggccctgttcgggctcagggcaggttcgggccgataggaccaaacttgcacacctacttgaaggggtacatactcctctataaatagagggagtGAGTGCCATCAAAGGCTAATGCACAAATTCATGCTAtgttctccctctccctcttctccttattTATATCTTATTACATATTGTTATGATGCACATGTACTTGCCCATTTTCTTGTAAAATCAATACGATGTCTTAATGATTGCATTGCATTTTCGTGTAGCCTAAGCACAACTCTAACATACTCAAAAGGGTGTGTATCAGACGGATGCACGTTTGCTGCAAGAAATCATAaactgttttatcttggagttAATTTTGCATTCAAACCCAATTGCACTAAAGGGAACAAATACTGACTTTAGAAGAGTGTCAAGTGGTACGTCTCAGCTTTCAACCCATTTTCCTTTATGATGATACtaattctctttgttttctccctTCTATTGATGAAGTTCGGAAGGTGGTTTTCTCTCTTGGACCTTGGAAGGCATCAGGCTTTGATGGGTATCAAactatttttttccaaaaatattggGATGTTGTTCACCAGGTCTTGTTTAATTTAGTGCTGCAGTTTTTTGAGTCTGGGTTACTACCCCCGGGTCTTAACCATACCCTTATTTGTTTGATTCCTAAATCAGAATCTGCTTCTACTGTGGGGGAGTTCAGGCCTATTAGTCTGTGTAATGTAACCTACAAGATTCTTGCGAAGATCCTCACCAACAGACTCAAAGGTACTTTACAATCCTTTATCTCTCCCTTTCAGGATGCTTTTGTCCCTGGTAGACAAATCATTGATAATATTATCATTGCTCAAGAaatcttccatttttttaaaaaaaactaggGGCAAAACGGGTTATGTGGCAATCAAAATTGATATGTCAAAAGCCTATGACGGGATGGAATGGAGTTTGATTCGATCTATTTTCAAATTCCTGGGATTTGGGGAGAAGTGGGGGGCTTTGATTTGGGCATTGATTGCTACACCCTCCTTCTCCATTAAATTGGATGGAAGTCCGTTTAATCATTTCTTCCCTACCAGAGGCATTAGACAGGGATGCCCTCTTAGCCCATACCTCTTCCTGGTAGTAATGGAAGTACTCTCAAGACTCTTCTCTACTTATAGAGATCTTAATTTGTTTCGTGGTGTTAAAATTGCCAGGGGGGCACCTGAAATCTCACATCTCCCTTTTGCGGAtgatattttcatcttttgtcGTGCCACAACTGAAGATATTCTGACAATCAAAGCTATTCTTGATCTTTTTTTTGACTTGTCTGGACAGGAAATTAATCTCCAGAAAAGTGGTATCCATTTTAGTAGGAATGTGCCAAAAGAGACAAAGAATTCCCTTTGTTGGACCCTGGGTATTAAGGAGATGCCCAAAGATTCTATGTATTTGGGAACTAATTTGTTTCATTGCAGATCTAAGGTGAAGGAATTAGGAGGTATTGTTTCACGCATACAACGGAAGTTGTCGCTTTGGAATGCCAATCTTCTTTCCTTCGCAGGACGACGTGTCTTgatccaatcgattttggcatcCACCCCTGCCTACCTGATGCAGTGTTTTCTGTTCCCCAGAAAACATGCAAAGACATTGATTCTATCTGCCAGCAATTTTGGCTGGGAGGTGGAAC
The nucleotide sequence above comes from Telopea speciosissima isolate NSW1024214 ecotype Mountain lineage chromosome 3, Tspe_v1, whole genome shotgun sequence. Encoded proteins:
- the LOC122654694 gene encoding pentatricopeptide repeat-containing protein At5g39710-like, with the protein product MAMAARTLSGSSTVISLVSSITSVLQSLKHQNPGYSNLNHSPLLQFSQHLNAGLVIEVIKAQNEPHTALLFFHWTSDPKPNPNNYFHTQRCYSIIVDLLLSHSMFSTAFSLLQSSNNLCDFMVGKFIKAYGDRGDIRGAIHWFDRAKTIESGRCLFSYNAILGVLVRANRINLAQAIFDQILKERLVRPDVSTYTTMIRGYCKLGMIEDAKKVFDGMLCKPNLITYNTIIAGLCRKGLVENAREIVDRMIATKDSYCLPDTVTFTTLIDGYCKKGEMELAEKCMDEMEIWKCEPNTLTYNSLIYGLCLMGKVDEAKRQMTKMRLNGLKSDVVTHTSLLKGLCIVGRSDDAAEHLKEMVSLGLKPDVKSYAVVVNEYCKNGRTTEAMALLDEMKLRGINPSVSSFNELFRALTNAGEHDRAILVLKRMPQKGCSPNFLSYSNVICSLCGIKGRMRDVEDLVVNMLHRGHGLDASMYSEMVKGYCKDGDLDMAMGIFSEMMEKGFMINLQNFSLFVKELCGKGRMSDAENVFKEMVRRCTILDLASYRRILNEYGCRLQAPINGGGG